One genomic region from Quercus robur chromosome 4, dhQueRobu3.1, whole genome shotgun sequence encodes:
- the LOC126722296 gene encoding protein SMAX1-LIKE 3-like: MRQGFCSLQQGLTAEATNIVKQAVTLAKRRGHAQVTPLHVASAMLASSTGLLRRACLQSHSHPLQCKALELCFNVALNRLPASSPSPLLGPHYLNPSLSNALVAAFKRAQAHQRRGSIENQQQPILALKIELEQLIISILDDPSVSRVMREAGFSSTQVKNRVEQAVSLEICSQNQSPTMSSHSKENTKPLVLGSNLPLAPPSSQFNVSLAKPFEQARSEDVMSVLNELSNKRKRNIVVVGECLASAESVVRGVMDKFERGNVPGELRYAQFISLPQFSLRNPSKEDVEQKLMELGCLVKSYIGREVVLYLGDLKWIAELWSAYGEERRNYYCPVEQIIMELKRLVCGIGETGRLWLLGIATFQSYMRCKTGRPSLESIWELHPLTIPLGSLSLTLNLESDFQAQVRSKVSNNGAGWQMLETGYDKHLTCCTDCVINFNREAQSIGSSFRNKETTTTISTSSNLPSWLRQEKEDRRKDSGSDQECVTVRDLCKKWNSFCSSGHKQPHFAEKSIFLTSSSPSSASISLHDRKPNLHQTYLNWPHTFESKLVQKEKPFWVSEISDENNESDIRMFMPERNAPKPDLLSNPNSSPNSASSSEVMEDMVGLHMFRELNAENMKILCDALEKKASWQKDIIPEIATTILQCRSGMNKRKGNAKDRENKEETWLFFLGADNDGKEKISRELAKLVFGSPSNFVSIPLSSFSSTRADSSEESKHKRTRDELGCSYLERLGEAVNENPHRVFFMEDVDQIDYCSRKGIQQAIESGRITVPGGETVSLMDAIIIFSCESFSSVSGACSPRRRQKLAENEEKNNEDDSEEKSSGVSLDLNIAIEDDNGDEHSVGNSGILESVDKKVVFKIQEL, translated from the exons ATGAGACAAGGATTTTGTAGTTTACAGCAGGGTCTAACTGCTGAGGCAACAAACATAGTGAAACAAGCAGTCACCCTTGCTAAACGCCGGGGTCATGCACAAGTGACTCCTCTCCATGTTGCAAGTGCTATGCTTGCATCTTCTACTGGTCTTCTTAGGAGGGCTTGCCTTCAATCCCATTCTCATCCCCTCCAATGCAAGGCCTTAGAGCTTTGCTTCAATGTTGCTCTCAACCGCCTCCCTGCCTCTTCGCCAAGCCCATTATTAGGCCCTCACTATCTCAATCCTTCCCTCTCCAATGCCTTGGTTGCAGCCTTCAAGCGTGCACAGGCACATCAACGCCGTGGCTCTATTGAAAACCAGCAACAACCCATATTAGCCCTCAAAATAGAGTTAGAACAGCTCATTATCTCTATTTTAGATGACCCAAGTGTTAGTAGAGTCATGAGAGAGGCTGGTTTTTCGAGCACCCAAGTGAAAAATAGGGTAGAGCAAGCTGTTTCTTTAGAGATTTGTTCTCAAAATCAAAGTCCTACTATGAGTAGCCATTCCAAAGAAAACACCAAGCCTCTAGTTCTTGGTAGTAATCTGCCTCTTGCTCCACCTTCTAGTCAGTTCAACGTGTCACTAGCTAAGCCCTTTGAACAAGCTAGGAGTGAAGATGTAATGAGTGTGTTGAATGAATtgtcaaacaaaagaaaaagaaacattgtTGTTGTAGGAGAGTGTCTAGCTAGTGCTGAGAGTGTGGTTAGGGGAGTGATGGATAAATTTGAAAGAGGCAATGTTCCAGGAGAGTTGAGGTATGCCCAATTCATTAGTCTTCCTCAATTTTCTCTGAGGAACCCATCCAAAGAAGATGTTGAACAGAAGCTAATGGAGCTTGGGTGCCTTGTGAAAAGCTATATTGGCAGAGAGGTTGTCCTGTATTTGGGAGATCTCAAATGGATTGCTGAGCTGTGGTCAGCTTATGGTGAAGAAAGGAGAAACTACTACTGTCCTGTGGAGCAAATAATCATGGAGCTTAAAAGATTGGTGTGTGGAATTGGGGAAACCGGAAGATTGTGGCTTTTGGGGATTGCAACTTTTCAGAGTTACATGAGATGTAAAACAGGTCGCCCTTCTCTGGAGTCTATCTGGGAGCTTCACCCTCTTACTATCCCACTTGGTAGCTTGAGCCTAACTCTTAACCTTGAAAG TGATTTTCAAGCTCAGGTGAGAAGCAAGGTATCCAATAATGGGGCTGGCTGGCAAATGCTAGAGACAGGATATGATAAGCACCTAACTTGCTGCACGGATTGTGTGATCAATTTCAACAGAGAAGCTCAAAGCATTGGTAGCAGCTTTCGTAATAAGGAGACTACCACAACTATTTCCACCAGCTCAAACTTGCCTTCATGGCTCCGACAGGAGAAAGAAGACCGCAGAAAAGACTCCGGCAGTGATCAG GAATGTGTCACTGTCAGGGATCTGTGCAAGAAATGGAATTCATTCTGCAGTTCAGGCCATAAGCAACCCCATTTTGCTGAGAAAAGTATCTTTTTGACTTCATCATCTCCTTCCTCAGCATCAATCTCTTTGCATGACCGCAAACCTAACTTGCATCAGACCTACCTAAATTGGCCACACACCTTTGAATCCAAGCTGGTGCAGAAAGAAAAGCCGTTCTGGGTATCTGAAATTAGTGATGAAAACAATGAGAGCGATATAAGAATGTTCATGCCTGAGAGAAATGCCCCTAAGCCAGACCTTCtgtcaaatccaaattctaGCCCTAACTCAGCATCTTCAAGTGAAGTAATGGAAGACATGGTTGGCCTTCATATGTTCAGAGAGCTCAATGCTGAGAACATGAAGATACTGTGCGATGCATTAGAGAAAAAGGCTTCTTGGCAGAAAGACATAATTCCTGAGATTGCGACAACTATTCTTCAGTGCAGGTCTGGAATGAACAAAAGGAAAGGCAATGCGAAAGATAGAGAGAACAAAGAAGAGACTTGGCTGTTCTTCTTAGGTGCTGATAATGATGGCAAAGAAAAGATTTCAAGGGAGCTAGCTAAACTCGTTTTTGGCTCTCCTAGCAACTTTGTTTCCATTCCTTTGAGTAGCTTCTCTTCAACTAGAGCTGATTCAAGTGAAGAATCCAAACATAAAAGGACAAGAGATGAACTTGGTTGCAGCTATCTTGAAAGACTTGGTGAAGCCGTGAATGAGAATCCGCACCGAGTGTTCTTCATGGAAGATGTGGATCAAATCGATTACTGTTCTCGAAAGGGTATTCAGCAAGCAATTGAAAGTGGAAGAATAACTGTTCCAGGTGGTGAAACTGTTTCTCTTATGGATGCCATTATCATTTTCAGTTGTGAAAGTTTCAGTTCAGTGTCTGGAGCTTGTTCTCCACGAAGAAGACAAAAACTTGCtgagaatgaagaaaaaaacaatgagGATGACTCAGAGGAGAAAAGCTCAGGTGTCTCACTTGATTTGAATATTGCCATTGAAGACGACAATGGAGATGAACACTCAGTTGGTAACAGTGGTATTTTGGAATCTGTGGATAagaaagttgttttcaaaattcaagaaTTGTAG